In the Chrysiogenia bacterium genome, one interval contains:
- a CDS encoding cation transporter: MKPLENADPKWLSRAVLLVGATMAYNVVEALVALWEGHRAGSIALVGFGLDSVIECAAAAALFWRLRVERGGADSEHIEEVETRVHRFVGATFLLLALYVVAQAGWSLWSRSVAEESLIGIALAVASALIMPLVAWGKIRAARKIGSRALEAEAKETIACSLLSWILLLGLG, translated from the coding sequence ATGAAGCCGCTCGAAAATGCCGATCCAAAATGGCTCTCCCGGGCGGTGCTGCTGGTGGGCGCGACCATGGCTTACAACGTGGTCGAAGCGCTCGTCGCCCTGTGGGAAGGCCATCGCGCAGGGAGCATCGCACTCGTGGGCTTCGGGCTTGATAGCGTGATCGAGTGCGCGGCGGCCGCGGCGCTGTTCTGGCGCCTTCGCGTGGAGCGCGGCGGCGCGGACTCCGAACACATCGAGGAAGTCGAGACCCGCGTGCACCGCTTCGTTGGCGCGACCTTTCTTCTGCTCGCGCTCTATGTCGTCGCACAGGCAGGCTGGAGCCTGTGGTCACGGTCGGTAGCGGAGGAAAGCCTCATCGGCATCGCACTGGCCGTAGCCTCGGCGCTCATCATGCCGCTGGTGGCATGGGGAAAGATTCGCGCCGCCAGGAAGATCGGCAGCCGCGCGCTCGAGGCCGAGGCAAAAGAAACCATCGCCTGCTCGCTGCTCTCGTGGATCCTGCTGCTGGGTCTTGG